The window AAACAAAATTGATTTTTCGGACATGATCAATCTAGCTGTAAAAGAACTAAAAGAAAACCAGGAATTATGCAAGGATTCTTTTGACCATATTTTGATTGATGAATATCAGGACATAAGTGCTCAAAGATACGAACTCATAAAAGAGCTTATGAAGAAAAACGAAGGATGTAAGTTGTTTTGCGTGGGCGACGATTGGCAGAGCATAATGGGTTTTTCAGGATCCAACCTTGATTTTTTCGTGAATTTCCATGAATACTTCGATCATCCTGCGAGGACTGACCTTTCTATCAATTATAGAAGCTGCAAGTCTATAGTGGATACTGGTGCTGAAATTATAGTATACAATAAAGGTTCACAGATCGAAAAAGATACTTTCTCTAAAAATAAGGATGAACGTCCTATCAGGGTTTACATCTCAGATTATGGTCGAAGATCCCAATACAAGTACCATTCCCAAATAGCTAAGCACTGTGTCGATTTAATGAAGCGTTATCTTGATGAAGGCTATGAGGCAAAAGACATTTTACTTCTATCCAGAATTGGAAAAAATATCATGATGCAGAATCTTTTGAGGGAATACGCCGAAAAGATGAATGTTCCTATTTCCTTCGATGAAAGTAAAAACCCGAATAAAGTACCTTTCATGACTATTCACAAGAGTAAAGGCTTACAAGCAAAAGTTGTATTTCTGCTGGATGTGGTGGAGGGCATGTACGGTTTTCCCTGTGAATTAGAAAATCCCTACATTTTTGAGCCCGCAACTCTCTCAAGCAAGAAAGATAGATACCAGGAAGAAAGAAGACTTTTTTATGTCGCTGTTACGCGGGCTATGAGTGACCTAATTATCTATACGCAAAAAGATTCGGTTAGTAAATTCGTAAATGAGATTGAAAACAAAGTTACTATTTGTGAACTGAAATAATGCAAATCAAATTTAGGCAGCTCTAATTAATACTTCGATTTATTCCAAACTCCTCTGTATTTTTTTGTAATCAAACCGCACAAAACTTTTAATTCAGTTTAAATATATTTTTCCTGCCGGCGGTCTGCTAAAATCTTCCCCGAATACGTTTGTATAAATCAAAAACTCGAAAACCTGAGAGCCTTTACATGTAGGAGAATGAGCTATTTCCAACCCGATCAGTTTTGCACTTCATTTCGGTTCCTCTCAGGATTGTTTTTTAGATCCTCAATCCAATTTTTGGTATGGGATAACTGTTTTTTAATTATACTGGTGGGTTTTTCAGGTGAAGCCTATTTTCAGAAGCTATCCGAAAATGGGTTGTTATTTCCTATTCTGTTATTTCCTATTAAACCATATCTGGAAATTGTTATCTCATTTGAGAGGGTATGCCTCAGTTATTATAGATACATTTATATATTATAGATGCTATGTATATGTGTTGATAAATAAAGAGACGTATAATCATCTGTTATTAAAAACCAATTTTTGTTTTTAATCAAAGAGTTCTATACAATCTTATTTTAAAACAATTTACTAACAACTAAAACCAAAGGTGAAACAAATATGGCTTTTAATGACAGAAACTTCAGTGGAAATTCTAATTCTAATTTCGGCGCTCCCAGAGAAATGCACAAGACAACCTGTTCAGACTGCAAAGCTGAGACCGAAGTACCTTTCAAACCTGATCCGGAAAGACCGGTTTACTGCAGGGACTGTCTTCCTAACCACAGGACACCCAGAGAAAACAACAGATATTAAGTGTTATTCGTGTAACTGAGGTTACATCAACACTTATTTCTTTTCCACTTTTTTAAATACACGTTAGACTCGAAATATACTTTTTTTTGAATCCAGAGCTTTTACAGATTGAGAATTAACTTTTTACAATCCAATCAGTTTTACTTTTATCGATAGATTTTCCTCAAGGCTATTTCCAAGAGTATCAGTATCTTTTTTGACTAGAGTGGTTGTTTCTAATTTAAGTGAAAACCTGTTCAATGAATCTTGTTTTCATTGGATCTATCCGAAACTTGACCGCCGAATACAAACTGAAAATCTTCTCCCCTAACCAATTCAGTTTAAATATATTTTTCCTGCCTGCTTTCTGCCTCAATCTTCCCCGAATACGTTTGTTAAAGAAAAGTGAAATTGAAAAATCCGCGATTTTTGCAGCTTTAGAAGGAGTACTCTGCAGGGCTTCTTTAGATTAAGCGATTCTTTTCTCCTGGGGAGGGTTTTTCTGATTCACATTTCTTCCAGTATGTATTTGATATCCGGTTTTACTTCGGGGATACCTTCTTTAACGGATAACCAGACTACCTTAAGGTTCACCCCGAAGTAAGCGTGGATCAACTTGTCCCGTATGCCTGCAAGGTCTTTCCAGGGTACGGAAGGGTATTTTTCGCGTACTTCATAAGAGATATTCTTTGTTGCTTCCCCAATGATTTCCAGAGCCCTGATTACTGCAAACTGGGTCTTACGGTCTGCAGCAAACTCTTCGAACGTCCAGTCGCCAATAAATTCTTCTGCTGCTTCCATTGCATCATAGATGTCCTGGACATAGTCTTTTGCTTCGCGAATCTAAATCCCTCTTCAGACGGCTTCAACTTCGTTCAGGATATGTTTGCCTATGTTTGGCTTTAACGCATCTTTCATAACCAGATCTACCTTAACGTCCAGAGCCTCCGAAAGGTAGTTTTCGAGGTTGACAAATTTAAAAATAGTAGGGGTTCTGGAAAACTCAACGAGTATATCCAGGTCGCTCCCGGGTTTTTGTTCTCCCCGAATGTAGGACCCAAAAACTCCAAGGTAACTGACATGATATTTTTCTTTAAGCTCCGGGAGCATTTCATGGAGTTTACGGATGTAGATTCCAGCGTCTTTTCGGTTTTCCGGCATTTTTTCAGGCTCTATCTGGTCCCTTTTGACATATTATAGTATTCTGTGGTTGTAGTATTTATATTTACTAAAGAAGGAGGATAAGATTTCCTGTATTGACTTTCAATTCAGTTTAAATATATTTTTCCTGCCGGCGGTCTGCTCAAATCTTCTCCGAATCCTGTCAAAGAAATCTGAGAAATCGAAAACCCAAAAACTTTAATTCTCCGGCCCACAGAATCTATATAAGATTTAGACCGCATAAAATTAGATATACCATGTTCGGAAAGGTGTAATCATGCTTATCCAGTATATCCAGGCAGCCCTTGAAAAAGCAAAATATGAAATAATCTATTACGAAGAACCCTATTACGGAGAGGTTCCCGAGCTTGATGGCCTGAATATTTGAAAGAAATCGTTTTCCTGGAAAAGCGCCAGCTATTTTTATATATTCGTCTTAATGTTATATAGGCAGGGTTCTAGATATCCAGCCGAAATTCCCTAAGGCAAAGTACTTCATACAGTGTATTTAATTTTTAGAATTTTTAGAATTTTCAGGATTTTTAAAACATTTGACTTGGCTTCTGGAGTGTGCCAAAAATGGCTAAAAGAAAATCAATAAAAAAGAAAGGAAACAGAGAAGAACTGGCTAAAGAGAAATTCTTTAAATTAAATAAGAAATCCGATGAAAATGACGCCAGTGTCTGGTTCAAACGGGGCATGGATACCAGTGACCCGGAGAAAAAACTTGAGTGTTTCAAACGGGCTTACAAACTTAATCCTGAATTTGAAAATCTCTTGCTTCAAATGGCCGAAGTTTTATTCCAGGCAGGGAAGAAAGATGAAGCTTTCGAATTATTTGACATGATCTTTGCCATTAACCCGGACTCTGAGAATGCTTTTCTGAATAAAGGAGCCTTTTTATTCGAAGATGGAAGGGATGAAGAAGCCCTTGAACTCTACGCCCGGGCCGTTATCCTTTACCCGGAAAATGATTGGATGTGGGTTAATAGAGGAAATTCTTTTTCGAGGCTGGAAAACTATGAAAAAGCTCTTGAATGCTATACCAGAGCTCTTGAAATTGACCCTGAAGCTGCAGAAACCTGGTTTTCCAAAGCCGGGGTATTGAACACACTGGACAGGAATGAGGAAGCCATAGAAGCCTATGATAGAGGCCTGGCCCTCAACAAAAAAATCTTTGAAGGCTGGGTGGGGAAAGGGGCAGCTTTACAGAAACTTGAAAGGTACGAAGAAGCTCTCGAAACCTATGAAAAGGCCCTTAAATTGAATCCAAAATGTGCAGACATCTGGATTTCAAAAGCAGATATGCTGCAGATACTTAAAAGGGATCCTGAATCCCTTAAAGCTTATTACAAAGCCCTTGAAATAGAGCCTGATAACTTTTATTCCCTGCTATCCAGCGCCCGAATACTAATGAGATATTCAAAGTTTCAGGACGCACTTAATTATGCCGACGCTGCCCTGAAGTGCTCTCCGAAGTCCCTTGAGGCTCTCAAGATAAAAGGAGATGCCAACTATTTTCTTGGCAGGCACAGGCGAGCTCTTCAGGCCTTCAAAAAAATTCTGGCCATCAGCCCGAAAGATCCGGAAATCTGGATTTCGAAAGGGTGTGCGGCCAATTATTCAGGAAGCTTTGAAGAGGCAATAGAATCTTTCGACATGGCTTTTGCCCTTGGTTCCGAAACTTCCAGTGCCCGGGCTCATCGTGCATATTCCCTGCGGAAACTTGGAAAATATGAGGATGCATTTGAAAACTATGATCGTGCCCTTACTTTAGATCCTGAAAATCTGAATATATGGGACGCAAAAGGTGTTACTTACTCGTATCTCAAGGAATACGAGAAAGCACTCGAATGTTTTGATAAGCTTCTGGCCATACGTCCTGATGATCTTTCTGCCCTGAACAACAAGGGAACAGTTTTGTATGATCTGGAAAGGTATGAGGAAGCTCTCGAATGCTTTAACAGAGCTTTTGAAATAAACCCCAATTTCCAAGAAGCAAAAAAGAATAGGCAGATTATAGCCAGAATCCTGAAAGAAAAAAAGACTTCCTGATCGGAGGTCAATTACCCATCACTAAACAGGTTGTGTAGTTACTGGCTCCACCCGGATCAAGGTAGAGACAAATATCCATGAGGCTATTGAAATGCATGTCCAGGGACTGCTGGAAGACAATTTGCCAATTCCGGATCGGAATCCTTTGCCGAGTATGTGGCTATTGCTGAAAAGCCCTCTACAGGTTCTGAAGTTGTGTAAGTTATATTATTTCCTTTAAACCTCATTCTAATTCATTTGAAATATATTTTTCCTGCAGACGGTCTGCTTAAATCTACCCCGAACACGTTTGTTGAGATAATGTTAAGAAAAGTGAACTTGAAAAACCCTTGATTTTTGCAGCTTTATAAGGGGCACTTTGCAGAGCTGATAAGTTTCACTTATTTCCTTCGTCAGTTGTATCAAGAATCAAAAACTTAATCACCCGATATGCAGAATCTATATAAGATTTAGACAGCATAAAACTAGATATACCATGTTCGGAAAGGTGTAATCATGCTTATCCAGTATATCCACGCGGCTCTTGAAAGGGCAAAATACGAGATAATCAATGACGATGAACCTTATTATGGAGAAGTTCCCGAGCTTGAAGGTGTGTGGGCTATAGGCGAGACCCTTGAAGAATGCCGCAGAAACCTGGAAGAAGTTATTGATGAATGGATCATTTTCAGATTGAGAAATGGACTACCTCTGCCTCAGATCGGAGACCATATAATCAGGGAATCGGGAGATATTGCAGTTGCCTAAACTGATACCTGTCGATTGGAGGATCTTTGTTAAAAGGTTGCAGGAACTGGGATTTGAAGGCCCCTATTCCGGTGGAAAGCATCCTTTAATGAGAAAAGGAGATCTTGTTTTGACAATCCCCAATCCGCATAAAGGTACAATAGGGGTTGATCTTTTGATCCGAATCCTTAAACAGGCCCGAATCTCAAGGGAAGAGTGGCTTGGAGAACAAGATTCCTGAAATGTTTGGTTCTACAGGCTGTTAGTTTCATTTGAAATATATTTTTCCTACCGGCGGTCTGCTGAAATCTTCCCCGAATCCTTTTGTTAAGAAAAGTGAAATTGAAAAAACCGTGATTTTTGTAGCTTTATAAGGGGCACTTTGCCGGGCTTCTTTAGATTAATCGATTCTTTTTTCTCGTGGGGGATTCTCTGATTCAAACGACGTTTTTTCGAGTGAATTATGGATTAAGGAAAATCGTTAGAAACTGGATCGCCAAACAAGAAATGAAAATCTTCCATCATAACCAATTCAATTGAAATATATTTTTCCTGCCGGCGGTCTGCTTAACTCTACCCCGAATACGTTTGTTAAGAAAAGTGAAATTGAAAAACCCGTGATTTTTTAGATTTTGAAGGGGCACTTTGCAGGGTTTCTTTAGATTAAGTGGTTCTTTTCCTCTGGGGAGATTTTTCTGATTCAAGCGATATTTTTCAAGTGAATTATGAATCAAGGAAAGCTGTCAAAAACTGGACCGCCGAATACGATGTGAAAATCTTCCCCCATAACCAATTCATTTGAAATATATTTATCCTGCCGGCGGTCTGCTAAAATCTTCCCCGAATACGTTGGTAAAGCATCAAGAAATAATTCTTTTTATTATCAATATCTTAATTTTTCGCAACAGAACTGATTAAGAAGCATTTTATATAATCATATTAGTAAATACATGCATAAAATCACAGGCGGAAATCACATGACTCACGACGATTATATGTTAATTCTGGGATCGAACGTGTACGCAGACCAAGCATATACAGTATCATATCGGACAGATAAAAACACCGGAGACAAGACGCACTTATTTACTCTGGAAAACTGCGATGGCAATCTGATTCTGACAACAGAGATCCGGGACGAGAATTCCGAACTTATAGCAAAAATCGACAAAAACGAGTTTATTCAAATCAACGAAAAATTTGATGTGCAAGGAGAAATTGAGAAAGGAAACGGTTTCAAGTTAACAAAAAGAGAAAACGGTGATGTTGTTTTCAATGCTAAAATCACAAAAGACGGATACGTAGCAGTGAGCGGAATTTTTTATGTTGGTGGCAAGAAAATTCATATAACTGATCATAAAGTAGAGAT is drawn from Methanosarcina lacustris Z-7289 and contains these coding sequences:
- a CDS encoding CxxC-x17-CxxC domain-containing protein, with protein sequence MAFNDRNFSGNSNSNFGAPREMHKTTCSDCKAETEVPFKPDPERPVYCRDCLPNHRTPRENNRY
- a CDS encoding HepT-like ribonuclease domain-containing protein; protein product: MEAAEEFIGDWTFEEFAADRKTQFAVIRALEIIGEATKNISYEVREKYPSVPWKDLAGIRDKLIHAYFGVNLKVVWLSVKEGIPEVKPDIKYILEEM
- a CDS encoding nucleotidyltransferase family protein, which translates into the protein MPENRKDAGIYIRKLHEMLPELKEKYHVSYLGVFGSYIRGEQKPGSDLDILVEFSRTPTIFKFVNLENYLSEALDVKVDLVMKDALKPNIGKHILNEVEAV
- a CDS encoding tetratricopeptide repeat protein encodes the protein MAKRKSIKKKGNREELAKEKFFKLNKKSDENDASVWFKRGMDTSDPEKKLECFKRAYKLNPEFENLLLQMAEVLFQAGKKDEAFELFDMIFAINPDSENAFLNKGAFLFEDGRDEEALELYARAVILYPENDWMWVNRGNSFSRLENYEKALECYTRALEIDPEAAETWFSKAGVLNTLDRNEEAIEAYDRGLALNKKIFEGWVGKGAALQKLERYEEALETYEKALKLNPKCADIWISKADMLQILKRDPESLKAYYKALEIEPDNFYSLLSSARILMRYSKFQDALNYADAALKCSPKSLEALKIKGDANYFLGRHRRALQAFKKILAISPKDPEIWISKGCAANYSGSFEEAIESFDMAFALGSETSSARAHRAYSLRKLGKYEDAFENYDRALTLDPENLNIWDAKGVTYSYLKEYEKALECFDKLLAIRPDDLSALNNKGTVLYDLERYEEALECFNRAFEINPNFQEAKKNRQIIARILKEKKTS
- a CDS encoding type II toxin-antitoxin system HicB family antitoxin, giving the protein MLIQYIHAALERAKYEIINDDEPYYGEVPELEGVWAIGETLEECRRNLEEVIDEWIIFRLRNGLPLPQIGDHIIRESGDIAVA
- a CDS encoding type II toxin-antitoxin system HicA family toxin; its protein translation is MPKLIPVDWRIFVKRLQELGFEGPYSGGKHPLMRKGDLVLTIPNPHKGTIGVDLLIRILKQARISREEWLGEQDS